The following are encoded together in the Acidovorax sp. KKS102 genome:
- a CDS encoding LysR family transcriptional regulator, giving the protein MRKHIPSTRALLVFDAVARHHGVSKAAEELCLTHSAVSQQLRLLEGQLGLQLVQRGARGSTLTDVGRRYHAQIVGDLLRLQNHTLEAMAQRPDGARLLVGCVPVFAERWLLPRLPAFLAQHKGCSLHLQVYPTQIYMAEIPFDVAVQYDDAAWPGVVPAPLMPEVCVAVCAPQSRHRRATERGDFRAVPLLQLSSRLGAWDDWLGRAGITRVPAHTLGGHRFDLFSMLVEAVHADLGIGLVPRYFVERELQSGELVLAHPHHDSGARGYSLFVAPGRLEDPAVAAFAQWLRTTAHAEGVVADRASGTA; this is encoded by the coding sequence ATGCGCAAACACATCCCCAGCACCCGCGCCCTGCTTGTTTTTGATGCTGTGGCGCGCCACCACGGCGTGAGCAAGGCCGCCGAAGAACTCTGCCTCACCCACAGCGCCGTGAGCCAGCAGCTGCGCCTGCTGGAGGGCCAGCTGGGCCTGCAGCTGGTGCAGCGTGGCGCACGCGGCTCCACCCTCACCGACGTGGGCCGCCGCTACCACGCGCAGATCGTGGGCGACCTGCTGCGGCTGCAGAACCACACCCTCGAAGCCATGGCCCAGCGGCCCGATGGCGCGCGCCTGCTGGTGGGTTGCGTGCCGGTGTTTGCCGAGCGCTGGCTGCTGCCCCGGCTGCCGGCCTTCCTTGCACAGCACAAAGGCTGCAGCCTGCACCTGCAGGTGTACCCCACGCAGATCTACATGGCGGAGATCCCGTTCGACGTGGCCGTGCAGTACGACGACGCGGCCTGGCCCGGCGTGGTCCCCGCGCCCCTGATGCCCGAGGTTTGCGTGGCCGTGTGTGCACCGCAGTCGCGCCACCGGCGCGCGACAGAGCGCGGCGACTTCCGGGCCGTGCCGCTGTTGCAGCTCAGCTCCCGCCTGGGGGCGTGGGACGACTGGCTGGGCCGCGCGGGCATCACGCGCGTGCCGGCCCACACCCTGGGCGGCCACCGCTTTGATCTGTTCTCGATGCTGGTGGAGGCGGTGCACGCCGATCTGGGTATTGGCCTGGTGCCCCGGTATTTTGTGGAGCGCGAACTGCAATCGGGCGAGCTGGTGCTGGCCCACCCGCACCACGACAGCGGTGCGCGGGGCTACAGCCTGTTCGTGGCGCCGGGGCGCCTGGAAGACCCTGCGGTGGCGGCCTTTGCACAGTGGCTGCGTACCACGGCGCACGCCGAAGGTGTTGTGGCCGACCGCGCTTCAGGCACCGCTTGA
- a CDS encoding M20/M25/M40 family metallo-hydrolase has translation MTLPLHTFRATALAGAMALACAALLPGAAHAQFGAVAPTPTTLRPAVDKAYGQLMAAPQILQLLDAVKADHDRATEDLRMLTEIEAPPFKEQKRAEAFLARLQALGLTNAAIDAEGNVVGVRKGTGNGPKLVISAHLDTVFPSGTDVKVKERDGKLYAPGISDNTRGLAVLLSWLKVLNDQKIATVGDLVFVGNVGEEELGNLRGMKHLFKEHLDIDGMVALEPAPDGTVLVLGTGSHRHEVTFKGPGGHSYAAFGEVPSAIHGMGRAIAKIAEIRTPKSPKTTFTVGTVGGGTSVNTIAPDARMAVDIRSDEMAPLLATEKQVLAAVDSAVTEENARWGVNTLTASTKLIGDRPGGRTAADTLIVEAAVRANTAFGRKTVLAGASTDANVPMALGIPAIVIGGGGKTGGFHALSEWIDLTDAWKGAQTSLVTVLGLVGVQGVSAPLLDKRPPRTK, from the coding sequence ATGACTCTCCCTCTCCATACCTTCCGTGCCACAGCCCTTGCGGGTGCCATGGCCCTCGCCTGCGCCGCCTTGCTGCCCGGTGCCGCCCATGCGCAGTTCGGCGCCGTGGCGCCCACGCCCACCACGCTGCGTCCCGCCGTGGACAAGGCCTACGGCCAGCTCATGGCCGCGCCCCAGATCCTGCAGCTGCTCGACGCCGTGAAGGCCGACCACGACCGCGCCACCGAAGACCTGCGCATGCTCACCGAGATCGAGGCGCCGCCGTTCAAGGAACAAAAGCGTGCCGAAGCCTTCCTGGCCCGGCTCCAGGCCCTGGGCCTGACCAACGCCGCCATTGACGCCGAAGGCAATGTGGTGGGGGTGCGCAAGGGCACGGGCAACGGGCCCAAGCTGGTCATCTCGGCCCACCTGGACACCGTGTTCCCCTCCGGCACCGACGTGAAGGTGAAGGAGCGCGACGGCAAGCTGTATGCGCCCGGCATTTCCGACAACACGCGCGGACTGGCCGTGCTGCTGTCGTGGCTCAAGGTGCTGAACGACCAGAAGATCGCCACCGTGGGCGACCTGGTGTTCGTGGGCAATGTGGGCGAGGAAGAGCTGGGCAACCTGCGCGGCATGAAGCATTTGTTCAAGGAGCACCTGGACATCGACGGCATGGTGGCGCTGGAGCCCGCGCCCGATGGCACGGTGCTGGTGCTGGGCACGGGCAGCCACCGCCACGAGGTGACCTTCAAGGGACCGGGCGGCCACAGCTACGCCGCGTTCGGCGAGGTGCCCAGCGCCATCCACGGCATGGGCCGCGCCATTGCAAAGATCGCGGAGATCCGCACGCCCAAGAGCCCCAAGACCACCTTCACCGTGGGCACGGTGGGCGGCGGCACGTCCGTCAACACCATCGCGCCCGATGCGCGCATGGCGGTGGACATCCGTTCCGACGAAATGGCCCCGCTGCTGGCCACCGAAAAGCAGGTGCTGGCCGCTGTGGACAGCGCCGTGACCGAAGAGAACGCGCGCTGGGGCGTGAACACCCTGACCGCATCGACCAAGCTCATCGGCGACCGGCCCGGCGGCCGCACCGCCGCAGACACCCTCATCGTCGAGGCCGCCGTGCGCGCCAACACCGCCTTTGGCCGCAAGACCGTGCTGGCCGGTGCCAGCACCGATGCCAACGTGCCCATGGCGCTGGGCATCCCCGCCATCGTGATCGGGGGCGGCGGCAAGACGGGCGGCTTCCACGCGCTGTCCGAATGGATCGACCTGACGGATGCCTGGAAGGGCGCCCAGACCTCGCTGGTCACGGTGCTGGGGCTGGTGGGGGTACAAGGTGTGAGTGCGCCGCTGCTCGACAAGCGCCCACCCCGCACCAAGTAG
- a CDS encoding YidB family protein, producing the protein MGLLDSVLGAVINNASQGGNGAATSGGAGGGLGGLLSLAAQNPQLVQAVMSLISNDGPVGGLPGLMAKFQQAGLGNVMASWLSTGPNHAISGEQLSQVLGSGPLAQIASQLGVGPSAAAGQLAQVLPVLVDHLSPQGQAPHGGFGNANDLLGILGGLLQK; encoded by the coding sequence ATGGGTTTGCTCGATTCCGTTCTGGGTGCCGTCATCAACAATGCGTCGCAAGGCGGTAACGGCGCCGCTACATCCGGTGGGGCCGGTGGTGGCCTGGGTGGCCTGCTGAGCCTGGCCGCACAAAACCCGCAGCTGGTGCAGGCCGTGATGTCCCTGATCAGCAACGATGGCCCGGTGGGCGGCCTGCCGGGGCTGATGGCGAAGTTTCAGCAGGCAGGGCTGGGCAATGTGATGGCGTCCTGGCTGAGCACGGGGCCCAACCACGCAATATCGGGCGAGCAGCTGTCCCAGGTGCTGGGCAGTGGCCCGCTGGCGCAGATTGCGTCGCAACTGGGCGTAGGCCCCAGCGCTGCGGCGGGGCAGCTGGCGCAGGTGTTGCCGGTCCTGGTAGACCACCTGAGCCCCCAGGGCCAGGCGCCCCATGGCGGTTTTGGCAATGCCAACGATCTGCTGGGGATTCTCGGCGGCCTACTTCAAAAATAA
- a CDS encoding alpha/beta hydrolase: protein MNPDELIPSTLTTFTASDGENLAVQDWPLPQGEPCRGMVLLVHGLGEHVGRYDALARRLNDWGFAVRGYDQYGHGESAGPRGGLTSDMRLLDDLADLVDATRARMPAGQPLVLLGHSMGGLVASRFVSLHLRPVDALVLSSPALDAGLGAVQKLLLATLPRIAPNLRVGNGLDAQYLSHDSAVVAAYLADPLCHDRISARLARFIADGGPATVARAAHWSVPTLLMWAGSDKLVNPAGSRAFAVAAPKAVVHSHCFEPLFHELFNESPELAAPVLDLLRQWLVRRCAVPAKP, encoded by the coding sequence ATGAACCCTGATGAACTGATTCCCTCGACCCTGACCACCTTCACCGCCAGCGATGGCGAAAACTTGGCTGTGCAGGACTGGCCCCTGCCGCAGGGCGAGCCCTGCCGGGGGATGGTGTTGCTGGTGCACGGCTTGGGCGAACATGTGGGCCGCTACGACGCGCTGGCCCGCCGCCTCAACGACTGGGGGTTTGCGGTGCGGGGCTACGACCAGTACGGCCATGGCGAATCGGCCGGGCCGCGCGGCGGACTCACGTCGGACATGCGGCTGCTGGACGATCTGGCGGACCTGGTGGACGCCACCCGCGCCCGCATGCCGGCAGGGCAACCCCTGGTGCTACTGGGCCACAGCATGGGCGGCTTGGTGGCCTCGCGGTTTGTGTCCCTGCACCTGCGGCCGGTGGATGCGCTGGTGCTGTCCTCCCCCGCACTCGATGCGGGCCTGGGCGCGGTGCAAAAGCTGCTGCTGGCCACGCTGCCGCGCATTGCGCCCAACCTGCGCGTGGGCAACGGGCTGGACGCGCAATACCTCTCGCACGACAGCGCCGTGGTGGCGGCCTACCTGGCCGACCCGCTATGCCACGACCGCATCAGCGCCCGCCTGGCCCGCTTCATTGCCGACGGCGGCCCCGCCACCGTGGCCCGCGCCGCGCACTGGAGTGTGCCCACGCTGCTGATGTGGGCGGGCAGCGACAAGCTGGTCAACCCTGCGGGCAGCCGTGCCTTTGCGGTCGCTGCACCCAAGGCCGTGGTGCATTCCCACTGCTTTGAGCCCCTGTTCCATGAGCTGTTCAACGAAAGCCCCGAACTGGCCGCGCCGGTGCTGGACCTGCTGCGGCAATGGCTGGTGCGGCGCTGCGCGGTACCTGCAAAGCCGTAG
- a CDS encoding M20 family metallopeptidase, whose amino-acid sequence MNARVPSQVLQPELALQRVSQAWDSDIVRQLTDYIAIPAKSPTFAADWAELGLLDTVVRNAAAWVESQKVEGLTLEIVRLEGRTPVLFFEIAATQPNATDTVLMYGHLDKQPEFSGWRSDLGPWTPKYEDGKLYGRGGADDGYAVYASIAAVQELKRQNVPHPRIVGLIETCEESGSRDLLPYIDALKPRMGNVALVVCLDSGAGNYDQLWLTTSLRGMASGTLKVEILTEGIHSGDASGLVPSSFRIMRQVLDRLEDSATGRLLPASFHCEVPADRLAQARATAAILGEEVYKRFPWAHYDCGGSTVFALPTTTDPVQALLKRTWEPTLSVTGAEGFPALQDAGNVLRPYTAFKLSLRLPPLVDAAQAVQDLKALLEDNAPYQAKVTFQSGGGATGWNAPATTPWFEQALNEASQAHFGAPCGYIGQGGTIPLMNMLSEGFPTAQMMVCGVLGPKSNAHGPNEFLHVPYAKRLTASVAHVMAAMARQAAATA is encoded by the coding sequence ATGAACGCCCGCGTGCCCTCCCAAGTCCTTCAGCCTGAGCTTGCCCTGCAGCGCGTCAGCCAGGCCTGGGACAGCGACATTGTTCGCCAGCTCACCGACTACATCGCCATCCCTGCCAAGTCCCCCACCTTCGCGGCCGACTGGGCCGAGCTGGGCCTGCTCGACACCGTGGTGCGCAACGCTGCCGCCTGGGTGGAGTCGCAAAAGGTCGAGGGCCTGACGCTGGAAATCGTGCGCCTGGAAGGCCGCACCCCCGTGCTGTTCTTCGAGATCGCCGCCACCCAGCCCAATGCCACCGACACCGTGCTCATGTACGGCCACCTGGACAAGCAACCCGAGTTCTCTGGCTGGCGCAGCGACCTGGGCCCCTGGACGCCCAAGTACGAAGACGGCAAGCTCTACGGCCGGGGCGGCGCCGATGACGGCTACGCGGTGTACGCCAGCATCGCTGCGGTGCAGGAACTCAAGCGCCAGAACGTGCCGCACCCGCGCATCGTGGGCCTCATCGAAACCTGCGAAGAAAGCGGCTCGCGCGACCTGCTGCCCTACATCGATGCCTTGAAGCCCCGCATGGGCAACGTGGCGCTGGTGGTGTGCCTGGACTCTGGCGCGGGCAACTACGACCAGCTGTGGCTCACCACCAGCCTGCGCGGCATGGCCAGCGGCACGCTGAAGGTCGAGATCCTCACCGAAGGCATCCACTCCGGCGATGCCTCGGGCTTGGTGCCCTCGTCGTTCCGCATCATGCGGCAGGTGCTGGACCGGCTGGAAGACAGCGCCACCGGCCGCCTGCTGCCCGCCAGTTTCCATTGCGAAGTGCCCGCCGACCGGTTGGCCCAGGCGCGCGCCACGGCGGCCATCCTGGGCGAAGAGGTGTACAAGCGCTTCCCCTGGGCGCACTACGACTGCGGCGGCTCCACCGTGTTCGCCCTACCCACCACCACTGACCCGGTGCAGGCCCTGCTCAAGCGCACCTGGGAGCCCACGCTCAGCGTCACCGGCGCCGAGGGCTTCCCGGCGCTGCAGGACGCGGGCAACGTGCTGCGCCCCTACACCGCCTTCAAGCTCAGCCTGCGCCTGCCCCCGCTGGTGGACGCCGCCCAGGCCGTGCAGGATCTGAAGGCGCTGCTGGAAGACAACGCACCCTACCAGGCCAAGGTCACCTTCCAGAGCGGCGGCGGTGCCACGGGCTGGAACGCCCCGGCCACCACGCCCTGGTTCGAGCAGGCGCTCAACGAGGCCTCGCAGGCGCACTTTGGCGCGCCCTGCGGCTACATCGGCCAGGGCGGCACCATTCCGCTCATGAACATGCTGAGCGAAGGCTTCCCCACCGCGCAGATGATGGTCTGCGGCGTGCTGGGCCCCAAGAGCAACGCGCACGGCCCCAACGAGTTTTTGCACGTGCCCTATGCCAAGCGTCTCACCGCCTCTGTGGCGCATGTGATGGCGGCCATGGCCCGGCAGGCGGCTGCTACGGCCTGA
- a CDS encoding GGDEF domain-containing protein translates to MAAHVPTMLAMIIASSLMMAASMAVVGWGRRRDGLGRWAAALLVNAIGHLLIMLRGLIPDLLSIVVGNLMLSSVFVGMIAAVYQFQGRPVRWALLLAPPLLVLVFVSVFIDNFPARVSFVGLVIGLQAVWALLAALSHRHATVGRGQWLLVAGLSLEAVVLGGRALVAISTHSEATNILQSSALQTLTFLATFSVVLVSSVGFVFMSRDRADENNRVLAALDPLTGVANRRSLIAALDRDVARAQRMREPMALMMVDIDHFKDVNDQYGHPAGDRVLCSVVNVLRQRVRAQDLVGRYGGEEFMVLLPDTSLVGAEQLARELCKAVEESRCPADGVPGPGIAVTVSIGVFGGRLESGDSWDMLIAAADRALYQAKNNGRNRVEVATGLRRPSAQLAAQANPETLPESLY, encoded by the coding sequence ATGGCCGCCCACGTCCCCACCATGCTGGCAATGATCATTGCCAGCTCTCTCATGATGGCGGCCTCCATGGCCGTGGTGGGGTGGGGCCGGCGGCGCGACGGCCTGGGCCGCTGGGCGGCGGCCCTGCTGGTCAATGCCATCGGCCACCTGCTGATCATGCTGCGCGGCCTGATCCCCGACCTGTTGTCCATCGTGGTGGGCAACCTGATGTTGTCCAGCGTGTTCGTGGGGATGATTGCGGCGGTCTACCAGTTCCAGGGGCGGCCCGTGCGCTGGGCCCTGTTGCTCGCGCCGCCGCTGCTGGTGCTGGTCTTTGTCTCTGTGTTCATCGACAACTTTCCGGCGCGGGTGAGTTTTGTGGGCCTGGTCATCGGGCTGCAGGCCGTGTGGGCGCTGCTGGCGGCGCTGTCGCACCGGCATGCCACCGTGGGGCGTGGGCAGTGGCTGCTGGTGGCGGGTCTGTCGCTGGAGGCCGTGGTGCTGGGGGGGCGTGCGCTGGTGGCCATCAGCACCCATTCCGAGGCTACCAACATCCTGCAAAGCAGTGCGCTGCAGACGCTGACTTTTCTGGCCACCTTCTCGGTGGTGCTCGTCAGCTCGGTGGGTTTTGTGTTCATGTCGCGCGACCGGGCCGACGAAAACAACCGCGTGCTGGCCGCGCTGGACCCGCTCACGGGCGTGGCCAACCGCCGCTCGCTGATCGCCGCGCTGGACCGCGATGTGGCCCGTGCCCAGCGCATGCGCGAGCCCATGGCGCTGATGATGGTGGACATCGACCACTTCAAGGACGTGAACGACCAGTACGGCCACCCGGCGGGTGACCGGGTGCTGTGCAGCGTGGTCAACGTGCTGCGCCAGCGCGTGCGTGCGCAGGACCTGGTGGGCCGCTACGGGGGCGAGGAGTTCATGGTGCTGCTGCCCGACACCAGCCTCGTGGGGGCCGAGCAGCTGGCGCGCGAACTGTGCAAGGCGGTCGAGGAGTCCCGCTGCCCAGCCGATGGCGTGCCCGGCCCCGGCATTGCCGTCACGGTGAGCATTGGCGTGTTTGGCGGGCGGCTGGAGTCCGGCGACAGCTGGGACATGCTGATTGCTGCCGCCGACCGCGCGCTGTACCAGGCCAAAAACAACGGCCGCAACCGCGTCGAGGTGGCCACGGGCCTGCGCCGCCCCAGCGCCCAGCTGGCGGCCCAGGCCAATCCCGAGACCCTGCCCGAGTCTCTGTATTGA
- a CDS encoding methyl-accepting chemotaxis protein: protein MPASLANNRSVARQVTLTAIALVALVLVLVGLAIAVLTERSTRAQVVASVGDTAQSVAQSLDAADNTNRELVQLTMKGFQRYFEATMQLDEASGELRSYGALVNEDYGSVDKFASETGGIATVFAKKGDDFVRITTSVKNDKGERQMGTPLGRTDPAYATVSKGEPYTGVTVVNGKPFMGHYLPAKDASGKVIALLFIGNDISVFHAMLQKQVAQTKFFEHGGTYVINPGTSLDQAVFVYHPTARGKRVLEAYPQARPFFEALAASQDGFVREAADVLGTGAENPWALVRKTGGGWWVVAEVADGEAMASQRRVTLAVWGLMAVAVVLLAIGLFVMLRRGVSRPLQDLTQAITLVAQGDLTEAFHTTRRDEIGALVQEVEGMRQRYTQMLQQVRNAVDSITTASAEIASGNQDLSARTEATASSLAQTAQSMEHLTSTVRQSADAARQANQLASTAAEVAARGGQVVGEVVTTMGDINQSSRKIADIIGVIDSIAFQTNILALNAAVEAARAGEQGRGFAVVASEVRNLAGRSAEAAREIKALIGASVERVESGARLVQNAGSTMDEIVGSVKRVGDIIGEITAASTEQSDGIGQVNTAVNQLDQMTQQNAALVEQSAAAAQSLREQATRLAGAVQVFKLSRGDGAATQGGLGYAPRTALAAPMAQTGDGEGQHAPGSGARAPAQLQ, encoded by the coding sequence ATGCCCGCATCCCTTGCCAACAACCGATCCGTCGCGCGCCAGGTCACGTTGACCGCCATTGCGCTGGTGGCCCTGGTGCTGGTGCTGGTGGGGCTGGCGATTGCCGTGCTGACCGAGCGCAGCACCCGCGCGCAGGTGGTGGCGAGCGTGGGGGATACGGCGCAGAGCGTGGCGCAGTCGCTGGACGCGGCCGACAACACCAACCGCGAGCTGGTGCAGCTGACCATGAAGGGCTTCCAGCGCTACTTCGAGGCCACCATGCAGCTCGACGAGGCCTCGGGCGAGCTGCGCAGCTACGGCGCGCTGGTGAACGAGGACTATGGCTCGGTCGACAAATTCGCCAGCGAGACCGGCGGCATTGCCACGGTGTTCGCCAAGAAGGGCGATGACTTTGTGCGCATCACCACCTCGGTCAAGAACGACAAGGGCGAGCGCCAGATGGGCACGCCGCTCGGCCGCACCGACCCGGCCTACGCCACGGTGTCCAAGGGCGAGCCCTACACCGGCGTCACGGTGGTGAACGGCAAGCCCTTCATGGGCCACTACCTGCCCGCCAAGGACGCTTCGGGCAAGGTCATTGCGCTGCTGTTCATCGGCAACGACATCAGCGTGTTCCACGCCATGCTGCAAAAACAAGTGGCGCAGACCAAGTTCTTCGAACACGGCGGCACCTATGTGATCAACCCCGGCACCTCGCTGGACCAGGCCGTGTTTGTGTACCACCCCACAGCGCGCGGCAAGCGCGTGCTGGAGGCCTATCCGCAGGCGCGCCCGTTTTTTGAAGCGCTGGCCGCATCGCAGGACGGCTTTGTGCGCGAGGCCGCAGACGTGCTGGGCACAGGCGCCGAGAACCCCTGGGCGCTGGTGCGCAAGACCGGTGGCGGCTGGTGGGTGGTGGCCGAAGTGGCCGACGGCGAGGCCATGGCCAGCCAGCGGCGCGTCACGCTGGCCGTGTGGGGCCTGATGGCCGTGGCCGTGGTGCTGCTGGCCATCGGCCTGTTCGTCATGCTGCGCCGGGGCGTGAGCCGCCCGCTGCAGGACCTGACCCAGGCCATCACGCTGGTCGCGCAGGGCGACCTGACCGAGGCCTTTCACACCACGCGGCGCGACGAGATCGGCGCGCTGGTGCAGGAGGTGGAGGGCATGCGCCAGCGCTATACGCAAATGCTGCAGCAGGTGCGCAATGCCGTCGACAGCATCACCACCGCCAGCGCCGAGATTGCCAGCGGCAACCAGGACCTGTCGGCCCGCACCGAGGCCACGGCCAGCAGCCTGGCGCAGACCGCACAAAGCATGGAGCACCTGACCTCCACCGTGCGCCAGTCGGCCGACGCCGCGCGCCAGGCCAACCAGCTGGCCAGCACCGCCGCCGAAGTGGCCGCGCGCGGCGGCCAGGTGGTGGGCGAGGTGGTCACCACCATGGGCGACATCAACCAGAGCTCGCGCAAGATTGCCGACATCATCGGCGTGATCGATTCGATCGCGTTCCAGACCAATATCCTCGCGCTCAACGCTGCGGTGGAAGCCGCACGGGCGGGTGAGCAGGGCCGGGGTTTTGCCGTGGTGGCCAGCGAGGTGCGCAACCTCGCCGGGCGCAGCGCCGAGGCGGCGCGCGAGATCAAGGCGCTCATCGGCGCCTCGGTGGAGCGGGTGGAGTCGGGCGCGCGCCTGGTGCAGAACGCGGGCAGCACCATGGACGAGATCGTGGGCTCGGTCAAACGGGTGGGCGACATCATTGGCGAGATCACGGCCGCATCGACCGAACAGTCCGACGGCATCGGCCAGGTCAACACCGCCGTCAACCAACTGGACCAGATGACCCAGCAGAACGCTGCGCTCGTGGAGCAGTCGGCCGCCGCCGCCCAGAGCCTGCGCGAGCAGGCCACCCGCCTGGCGGGCGCGGTGCAGGTGTTCAAGCTCTCGCGCGGCGATGGCGCAGCCACCCAGGGCGGCCTGGGCTACGCCCCCCGCACGGCCCTGGCCGCGCCCATGGCGCAAACCGGAGACGGCGAGGGACAGCACGCGCCCGGCAGCGGCGCCCGGGCGCCCGCCCAGCTGCAATAG
- a CDS encoding hydroxypyruvate isomerase family protein: protein MPQFAAHLSLMYPELPLLDRFAAAARDGFRAVELHFPYAVDPREIAARLQDNGLQLVLFNAPAGGFAPADMAHAWDQGARGLAAQPGREAEFRAGVLEALRYAERLGCPRINVLCGTVPPGVERESLKALCVDNLRWAADQAGRAGCDILIEPTNLRDVPRYFLNRQDHAHELLDAAQVPHLKVLMDLYHCQLVEGDLHGKLQRYLPTGRVAHIQAAGVPARNEPDRGELHYPFLFDAIDALGYTGWVGCEYSPSAGTSQGLGWRDLALRNGPQHPA, encoded by the coding sequence ATGCCCCAGTTCGCCGCCCACCTGAGCCTGATGTACCCCGAGCTGCCCTTGCTCGACCGTTTTGCGGCGGCAGCGCGCGACGGCTTTCGGGCGGTGGAGCTGCACTTTCCCTACGCTGTCGACCCCCGCGAGATCGCTGCCCGGCTGCAGGACAACGGCCTGCAGCTGGTGCTGTTCAATGCCCCCGCAGGCGGGTTCGCGCCCGCCGACATGGCCCACGCCTGGGACCAGGGCGCACGCGGCCTGGCCGCGCAGCCGGGGCGGGAGGCGGAGTTTCGCGCCGGCGTGCTGGAGGCCCTGCGGTATGCCGAACGGCTGGGCTGCCCCCGCATCAATGTGCTGTGCGGCACCGTGCCGCCTGGCGTGGAGCGCGAATCGCTCAAGGCCTTGTGCGTGGACAACCTGCGCTGGGCGGCAGACCAGGCGGGCCGCGCGGGGTGCGACATCCTCATCGAACCCACCAACCTGCGTGATGTGCCGCGCTATTTCTTGAACCGGCAGGACCACGCGCACGAGTTGCTCGACGCAGCCCAGGTGCCGCACCTGAAGGTGCTGATGGACCTGTACCACTGCCAGCTGGTGGAGGGGGACCTGCACGGCAAGCTGCAGCGCTACCTGCCCACGGGTCGCGTGGCCCACATCCAGGCGGCGGGTGTGCCTGCGCGCAATGAGCCCGACCGGGGCGAGCTGCACTACCCGTTCCTGTTCGACGCTATCGATGCCCTGGGCTACACGGGCTGGGTGGGTTGCGAATACAGCCCGTCGGCAGGGACATCGCAGGGGCTTGGCTGGCGGGACTTGGCCCTGCGCAACGGCCCCCAGCACCCGGCCTAA
- a CDS encoding glycerophosphodiester phosphodiesterase has product MKRIALRAVTAAALLTTWALGAVAQAWPPTPTVIAHRGASALRPEHTLAAYQKAIDDGADIIEPDLVITKDGVLVARHENAIAILNADGSVKEATTDVVDRPEFAGRKTTKTIDGQAINGWFTEDFTLAELKTLRARERIPAQRPANVAYNGQFEVPTLQEVIDLAKAATAKTGRTIGIYPETKHPTYFQSIGLPLEAPLLAALEKNGWNHKDAPVFVQSFEVSNLQAIRKLSSVRLVQLVAPSGRPYDFVAQGAANTRGYADLITPEGLKQVATYANAIGPFKTLVVPVKDGVPGEPTPLVAQAHAVGLAVHIWTLRPENAFLPAGLKKAPTTDGTVRGDSVAEITAYLRAGIDGFFTDDSAVGRAAVLAAGSRAK; this is encoded by the coding sequence ATGAAACGCATTGCACTGCGCGCCGTGACCGCTGCCGCGCTGCTCACCACCTGGGCGCTGGGCGCCGTGGCCCAGGCCTGGCCGCCCACACCCACCGTGATTGCCCACCGGGGCGCTTCGGCCCTGCGGCCCGAGCACACGCTGGCCGCGTACCAGAAGGCCATTGACGATGGCGCCGACATCATCGAGCCCGACCTGGTGATCACCAAGGACGGCGTGCTGGTGGCCCGGCACGAGAACGCGATCGCCATCCTGAACGCCGACGGCTCGGTGAAGGAAGCCACCACCGACGTGGTGGACCGCCCCGAGTTCGCGGGCCGCAAAACCACCAAGACCATCGACGGCCAGGCCATCAACGGCTGGTTCACCGAGGACTTCACGCTGGCCGAGCTGAAAACCCTGCGCGCCCGCGAACGCATTCCCGCGCAGCGCCCGGCCAACGTGGCCTACAACGGTCAGTTCGAGGTGCCTACGCTGCAGGAGGTGATCGACCTGGCCAAGGCGGCCACGGCCAAGACAGGTCGCACCATCGGCATCTACCCCGAGACCAAACACCCCACCTACTTCCAGTCTATCGGCCTGCCGCTGGAGGCGCCTTTGCTGGCCGCGCTGGAGAAGAACGGCTGGAACCACAAGGACGCGCCCGTGTTCGTGCAGTCGTTCGAGGTCAGCAACCTGCAGGCGATTCGTAAGCTCAGCAGCGTGCGCCTGGTGCAGCTGGTGGCGCCCTCGGGCCGGCCCTATGACTTTGTGGCCCAGGGCGCGGCCAACACGCGCGGCTATGCCGACCTGATCACGCCCGAGGGCCTGAAGCAGGTGGCCACCTACGCCAACGCCATCGGCCCGTTCAAGACCCTGGTGGTGCCGGTGAAGGACGGCGTGCCCGGCGAGCCCACGCCCCTGGTTGCGCAGGCCCACGCCGTCGGGCTGGCCGTGCACATCTGGACACTGCGGCCCGAAAACGCCTTCCTGCCCGCCGGGCTGAAGAAGGCGCCCACCACCGATGGCACCGTGCGCGGCGACAGCGTGGCCGAGATCACGGCCTACCTGCGTGCGGGCATCGACGGCTTCTTCACCGACGACTCGGCAGTAGGCCGTGCAGCCGTGTTGGCGGCGGGAAGCCGGGCCAAGTAG